Proteins from one candidate division WOR-3 bacterium genomic window:
- a CDS encoding Omp28-related outer membrane protein: MYFYPAPYWYGSSWVFVTPWLWIDGTKRGRWIYSTWQDSIVARMNRPAPFTCTMWGTYNQSTGNGTVYAKFKSDTTAMVTGYVRFVLTEDSLYYAGPNGDVWHNHVARDYLPDTGGTAVTIAPGDSVIVSRNFTVQSGWNANRCEIVAWIQSPFLLPDSTKEIWQGGMIKVTNLTPVEEMVSQKPTQTPIASFPNPCVNHTRFTFFLNKGEVYSISIFDVAGRKILEIDGYASGDKETIEWDLKDQAGKRVNSGVYFYRFISSDKEKSGKIVIR, encoded by the coding sequence ATGTACTTTTATCCCGCACCATATTGGTACGGTAGTTCTTGGGTATTTGTAACTCCGTGGCTTTGGATCGATGGCACCAAACGCGGTCGCTGGATATATTCCACCTGGCAAGACTCAATAGTTGCCAGAATGAACAGACCTGCTCCTTTCACCTGCACAATGTGGGGAACCTACAATCAATCAACCGGGAATGGAACAGTCTATGCAAAATTTAAAAGCGATACAACAGCAATGGTCACTGGATATGTCCGATTTGTTCTAACTGAGGATAGCTTATATTACGCAGGACCAAATGGTGATGTATGGCATAACCATGTGGCAAGGGATTATCTACCGGATACCGGTGGAACTGCGGTAACGATTGCCCCTGGTGATTCGGTAATTGTCAGCAGAAATTTTACCGTCCAATCCGGCTGGAATGCAAACCGCTGTGAAATCGTTGCCTGGATTCAGAGTCCTTTTTTGCTACCTGATTCTACAAAGGAGATCTGGCAGGGAGGCATGATTAAAGTAACAAATTTGACACCGGTTGAAGAAATGGTTTCTCAAAAACCTACACAGACTCCAATTGCTTCCTTCCCTAACCCGTGTGTTAATCATACTCGCTTCACCTTCTTCCTCAATAAGGGAGAAGTGTATTCTATTTCAATCTTTGATGTCGCAGGTAGGAAGATTTTGGAGATAGATGGATATGCCTCAGGCGATAAAGAGACAATAGAATGGGATCTGAAAGATCAAGCAG
- a CDS encoding flavodoxin family protein has product MLKALVSYYSRTGNTKIMAQAIARGIKKEGIEVTIQAVNRIKPKDLLKYHLIVLGSPTYYGLMAAEVKRFIDESVRYHGQLAGRVGGAFTSCGGIAGGAETTILSILEAFLIHGMIIMGESGSYHYGPAAIEKPDKKVLTSCELYGHKLAKLTKRIYADY; this is encoded by the coding sequence ATGCTCAAGGCACTCGTCAGTTACTATTCCCGCACGGGCAATACCAAAATAATGGCTCAGGCGATTGCCCGGGGAATAAAAAAAGAAGGGATAGAAGTTACAATTCAAGCCGTGAATCGAATAAAACCGAAAGACTTGTTAAAATATCACCTCATCGTCCTTGGTTCGCCAACTTACTATGGTTTGATGGCAGCGGAGGTGAAGCGATTCATTGATGAGAGTGTGCGTTACCACGGTCAATTAGCTGGGAGAGTTGGTGGAGCTTTTACTTCCTGCGGGGGAATTGCGGGTGGGGCAGAAACAACGATATTAAGCATCCTTGAGGCATTTCTAATTCATGGAATGATTATAATGGGTGAATCGGGTTCATATCACTACGGACCGGCAGCCATTGAAAAGCCAGATAAAAAAGTGCTGACGAGTTGCGAATTATATGGGCATAAACTGGCAAAGCTAACTAAGAGAATATATGCAGATTACTGA